In the Urocitellus parryii isolate mUroPar1 chromosome 10, mUroPar1.hap1, whole genome shotgun sequence genome, one interval contains:
- the Tlr10 gene encoding toll-like receptor 10, which produces MKLIRNFYVFCNIVMSIEGLASKLPEEKELISNYSNMSLKKVPTDLTPSTTTLDLSYNLLFQVQNSDFHSLSKLKALILCHNRIQQLDIKIFELNQELRYLDLSYNRLKTVTWYSLAGLRHLDLSFNDFDTVPISEEIGNMSHLEVLGLSGAKIQKSDFQKIAHLHLNTVLLGLRTLSYYEEGSLPILNTTELHIILPRNTNFWVLLHDGLKTSKILEMTNIDCKSQCVNHETQQNLILKNAKTSILLFNKVDLLWDDLLLIFQFVWHTSVEYFQIQNIIFGGNVYLDRNSFDYSNTVMKAIKLEHVHFRIFNIPQDRMYLLFTNMNIENLTISDAQMPHMLFPNYPVSFRYLNLANNILTDDLFKKPTQLPYLKTLILEGNKLETLSLVSSFANSTPLMHLDLSQNLLQHNKDENCFWPETLITMNLSSNKFADSVFRCLPRSVQILDLNNNQIQTVPRESIHLKSLRELNIAFNFLTDLPGCSHFSRLSVLNIEMNFILSPSLDFFQSCQEVKSLNAGRNPFRCTCELRDFIQLEKYSEGMMIGWSDSYICEYPLNLRGTRLKDVDLPELSCNTALLVVTIVAIMTILGVTAAFCYLRLDLLWYLRMLVQWARTWHRVRRTAQEQLKSNVQFHAFISYSEHDSLWVKNELIPNLEKEDGSVLICLPERNFDPGKSIAENIISCIERSYKSIFVLSPNFVQSEWRHYELYFAQHTLFHERADRILLISLEPVPLYCIPTRFHELKALMEKKACLEWPKDRCKCGLFWANLRTAINVNLSDTGEGSELQTFSELNEESRGSTISLIRTDCL; this is translated from the coding sequence ATGAAACTCATCAGaaacttttatgtattttgtaataTTGTTATGTCAATAGAGGGCTTGGCCTCAAAGCTTCCAGAAGAAAAGGAATTAATTTCTAACTACTCCAATATGTCTCTAAAAAAGGTTCCCACAGACTTGACCCCATCCACAACCACACTGGATTTATCGTATAACCTCCTTTTTCAAGTTCAGAATTCAGATTTTCATTCTCTCTCCAAATTGAAAGCTTTGATTTTATGCCATAACAGAATCCAACAGCTGGATATCAAGATCTTTGAACTGAACCAAGAGTTAAGATATTTAGATTTGTCTTATAATAGACTGAAGACTGTAACTTGGTATTCGCTGGCAGGTCTCAGACATTTAGATCTTTCTTTTAATGACTTTGACACCGTGCCTATTAGTGAAGAGATTGGCAACATGTCTCACTTGGAAGTCCTGGGTTTGAGTGgagcaaaaatacaaaaatcagatTTCCAGAAAATTGCTCATTTGCATCTCAATACTGTCCTCTTAGGATTGAGAACTCTTTCTTATTATGAAGAAGGTAGCTTGCCCATCTTAAACACAACAGAACTTCACATCATTTTGCCAAGAAACACAAATTTTTGGGTTCTTTTGCATGATGGACTCAAGacttcaaaaatattagaaatgacaAATATAGACTGCAAAAGCCAATGTGTGAATCATGAAACTCAACAGaatcttattttaaagaatgcCAAGACATCTATTCTGTTATTTAACAAAGTTGATTTACTCTGGGATGACCTCCTCCTTATCTTCCAATTTGTTTGGCATACATCGGTGGAATACTTCCAaatccaaaatataatttttggagGGAATGTTTATCTTGACCGCAATTCATTTGACTACTCAAATACTGTAATGAAAGCTATAAAATTGGAGCATgtacatttcagaatttttaatattccacaGGATAGAATGTACTTGCTTTTTACAAACATGAATATAGAAAACCTGACAATATCAGATGCACAAATGCCACACATGCTTTTTCCTAATTATCCTGTAAGTTTCCGATATTTAAATTTAGCCAATAATATCTTAACAGATGACCTGTTTAAAAAACCCACCCAATTGCCTTATTTGAAAACTCTCATTCTGGAGGGCAATAAACTGGAGACACTTTCCTTAGTGAGTAGCTTTGCTAACAGTACACCCTTGATGCACTTGGACCTGAGCCAAAATCTATTACAACATAACAAGGATGAAAATTGCTTTTGGCCAGAAACGTTGATCACCATGAACTTGTCATCCAATAAATTTGCTGATTCTGTTTTCAGGTGTTTGCCCAGAAGTGTTCAAATACTTGACCTGAATAATAACCAAATTCAAACTGTCCCTAGAGAAAGTATTCACCTGAAGTCTTTACGAGAGCTAaatattgcatttaattttctgACTGATCTCCCCGGGTGCAGTCATTTCAGCAGACTCTCAGTTCTGAACATTGAAATGAACTTCATTCTCAGCCCATCCCTTGATTTTTTCCAGAGCTGCCAGGAAGTTAAGAGTCTAAATGCAGGAAGAAATCCATTTCGGTGTACTTGTGAATTAAGAGATTTCATTCAGCTTGAAAAATATTCAGAGGGCATGATGATTGGATGGTCAGATTCATACATCTGTGAATACCCTTTGAATCTAAGGGGGACTCGGTTAAAAGATGTTGATCTTCCTGAATTGTCTTGCAACACAGCTTTGTTGGTTGTCACCATTGTGGCCATCATGACCATTCTGGGGGTGACCGCGGCCTTCTGCTACCTTCGCTTGGATCTGCTTTGGTACCTCAGGATGTTAGTTCAATGGGCACGAACCTGGCACAGGGTTAGGAGGACAgcacaagaacaacttaagagcAATGTCCAATTCCATGCGTTTATTTCCTACAGTGAACATGATTCTCTCTGGGTGAAGAATGAATTGATCCCCAATCTAGAGAAAGAAGATGGTTCTGTTTTGATTTGTCTTCCTGAGAGAAACTTTGACCCTGGCAAGAGCATTGCTGAAAATATCATAAGCTGCATTGAGAGAAGCTATAAATCCATCTTTGTTTTGTCCCCCAATTTTGTCCAGAGTGAGTGGCGCCATTATGAACTCTATTTTGCCCAACACACTCTCTTCCATGAAAGGGCTGATCGCATCCTTCTTATCTCACTGGAACCTGTTCCATTGTACTGCATTCCTACCAGGTTCCATGAGCTGAAAGCTCTCATGGAAAAGAAGGCATGCTTGGAATGGCCCAAGGATAGATGTAAATGTGGGCTTTTTTGGGCAAATCTTCGAACTGCTATTAATGTTAATTTATCAGACACTGGAGAAGGGAGTGAACTACAGACATTCTCAGAGCTGAATGAAGAGTCCCGAGGTTCTACAATATCTCTGATAAGAACAGATTGCTTATGA